TTTTAGAGAGTATGTTTTTtggattgttttttttgtgggtttATTTGGATAGATTTCGGTGGAATGGACAGATTCCAGTTTCGGAGGTTCTCTATTCCATCCATCTTGCAGAGGTACTTTGAACGAGCACGGTTCTGGTTCTTGTTCATGTTGTTGTTTGTTCGAGGGTGTatccttcgccttcgtcttcatcttcgcatAGATCGTTTTGGCCGATGCATGCATGTACGGGTTGATTGATACGGGTGGATAGATGGTTCAGGACGGATAGCAGGATGGATAGAAGAACCGTCGGATGGGCTTTTgcttttacttttattttctttgcttttattGTATCCCATTCTTTTTTATCCTATTCTATTCCCATTCTTATCTCTAATTTTCTAAACACAACTAACaccccttttcctcttttccctcccttcccctacACTTATTTAACTTACTACAACCTACAAGCCTCCGCACTCAATTCACCCAAACACACGAAGACATCgcaacatcctcctcgcgCTGCTCCCGACGCTCTCGGAGCAGGTGCTGCGcgcgatggatgtggatgcggTGAAGCGGGAGTTGCAGGCACGGTCGCGGGTGGGTAAAGGGAATAGGGAGCAGCAGGTGTTGGGgattgggaatgggaataCACCAGCACAAGCACCGGCGAATAAGAGGAGTGTGTACCCACTTGCACCGTACCCTTCCactccacctccgccccaGCCTCGTCAAACGCCTCCACaacaggctcaggctcagccCCAGCCTCATCAAACGCTTCACGCACCTGCTCACCATCACCCACACCAGCGCCCGCACCGTTCACACTCTCGCCGCCCGCACCCGTGTTCGTGCCGCGCGCCGCGTCGTTGCATTCCGCGTCGTTGTACCCGTTCGCCTGTTTCTTTGCACTCGCCGTACCTTTCGCTTTCAGggacagagtcagagtctatTTCCATCTCGCACGACACGCAGGAgatatcgtcgtcgtttgTATCGGACAACGGGTCTGTGAGTCGTAGTTGGGTCGTTGAGGGTTCGGGTGAGGGTTCCGAACAAGGAGGTGCAGGGGAGAGAGCGCCATCGCCTGCTTTGAGCTCTGTTTCTGGTGTTTCCCGTTTCGCATTCGAATTCGACGGATGAAGGGGAAggtggggatgaagatgaagatggtacGTCACTTCTCTTTCGTTGTGGGAGTTTGATTTTATCTGATTAAGAAATGTGTATATGTGTAGGCAGAGAATGTGATTAGTGTGTATACGGACACTGATGCGGATGCTGTTGCGGTTGCGGATGCTGGAGCGGGAGGATCGGGATCGGATCGGGAGGAGCGGGCGTAGATGCGTTGATCACCTTCGCAGTGCCCTCCGATTCCCACAGTTCTCTTGCTGTTACTTGCGCCGGGCAGGGAAGTAGATCCAGTGCCCGGACTAGGTCTCTCAACCATCCTAACTATCGCTCTCCGGGGAGGGATGTCGTAACGTAGTACTAGGATTAACCGCCTATATTTAATGGGAAGTACTCCTGTTTCAGAATAAAGAACTGCCGTTATCGACCTCGGACCCAAACCCAGTATTCGTCGCAGACACTTGATCTGCACCTGTTCCAGGAGTCGTAGCAATGACCTGCGATCGCTCCTTCTGTAAGTTCGCATATTGTCTGCGCTTTTTTGTTCGAAGCtgaattttggagcagcTGGTGTATCCACACGACTGGCGCGAAGATGACTTTGTGGTCTTCCACAACCGTGGAGTTCTGCACACTGTCGTCGGTGCATGCCCTTGACCAGGTGCGCGCGTTCCACCAGTGCAACCTCGCTGCATCGGATGAGCCCATGGGCCCTTCAGCCGAAGACGTCCAAACCTATGCTTGAGTTAAGGCGGGTAATTTGCAAGACTTTCGTAGTCAATGGCATACCATTCCTCGATGTCTGGGTCGTGTCGTTTCCTCAGCATTTCTTGGAGCCTGAATTCCCCGTACCTTGTCAAGATTGATCATCCCACTTGGGGAGGATATAGACACAGATGTTCCTGCTGGCATCGTCGAAGTCTATCGTGTGTTAATTGTATTGCCAAATAATAGACAGAGAAAAACATACTGCAAGGGTTATTAAAAAGTTGAGAGGAGATGTACCATCGTCGGCTTGCCGATAAGCAAACAGGGAAGACGAGCATTGGGAATATCTTCATTGGTATGTAATTCTTTTCTCTTGCCGCGAAGGTGTTGAGCTGATGTCATCTTTTAATTACTTGCGTATAGCCGGTCTTGGGGCTGGAGTGACGGAAGCTGTTGCCATCGTGACGCCCATGGAAGTGGTGAAGATTCCTCTGCAAGCTCAACAACATTCATTGGCCGATCCTCTTGAAGCGCCTCGGTACCGTAATGCTGGTCATGCTGTGTACACCATCATTCGTGAGGAAGGAATCTCGACATTGTATCGTGGTGTCTCTTTGACGCCACTGAGACAAGCTACGAATCAGGGTACGTCTTCATTCGTGAATAGCCGAAGAACGCCTTTCTTAAGGCTTGTGTGTCCACCTTAGGTGCCAACTTCACCGCGTaccaagaaatcaagaagctCGCGCATAAGTACCAGCCAGACTTGGTCGAGCTACCATCCTACCAACACATGATGATTGGTCTTATCTCTGGAGCTATGGGTCCGTTCTCAAATGCACCAATAGACACTATCAAAACTCGTACGTCCCTTTTTAACTACACTTTCTTAGCCTCTCTTACTCAAATCAATTATATCAGGTCTACAAAAAGCCAAAGCAACTCCAGGCCAATCCTCCTTCCAGCGCATATTCGCGATCGCGGCAGATATGTGGAAGATGGAGGGCGTGCGGTCATTCTACAAGGGCATCACCCCCGCGTGCTGCGCGTGGCA
The sequence above is a segment of the Psilocybe cubensis strain MGC-MH-2018 chromosome 4, whole genome shotgun sequence genome. Coding sequences within it:
- a CDS encoding Succinate/fumarate mitochondrial transporter; the protein is MYHRRLADKQTGKTSIGNIFIAGLGAGVTEAVAIVTPMEVVKIPLQAQQHSLADPLEAPRYRNAGHAVYTIIREEGISTLYRGVSLTPLRQATNQGANFTAYQEIKKLAHKYQPDLVELPSYQHMMIGLISGAMGPFSNAPIDTIKTRLQKAKATPGQSSFQRIFAIAADMWKMEGVRSFYKGITPACCAWHPGRRSCSRFMNA